One Panicum virgatum strain AP13 chromosome 3N, P.virgatum_v5, whole genome shotgun sequence DNA segment encodes these proteins:
- the LOC120663637 gene encoding proline-rich receptor-like protein kinase PERK4: MEGARALCLALLLVSAIVSASSSGEAATASGQAAPPTGPDTNVLCVSKCGTCPTVCSTPPPAPPSSSDAGDSTTPPTPKSGGGSSSPPGQSKGGRPSNYYYFFTAAGSRSTCAGASAYALVFLVLVSVAAVLQ; the protein is encoded by the coding sequence ATGGAGGGAGCCAGAGCGCTGTgcctggcgctgctgctggtgtCCGCGATCGTTTCGGCGTCCTCCAGCGGCGAGGCCGCGACCGCGAGCGGccaggcggcgccgccgaccgGGCCGGACACGAACGTGTTGTGCGTGAGCAAGTGCGGGACGTGCCCGACGGTGTGCTcgacgcccccgccggcgccgccctcgtcgTCGGACGCGGGGGACAGCaccacgccgccgacgccgaagAGCGGCGGCGGGTCCTCGTCGCCGCCAGGGCAGAGCAAGGGCGGGCGGCCCAGCAACTACTACTACTTCTTCACCGCGGCGGGGAGCCGGAGCACCTGCGCCGGGGCGAGCGCCTACGCGCTGGTGTTCTTGGTGCTGGTGTCCGTGGCTGCCGTTTTGCAGTGA